TATTGGCTTATCGGTGACCGGCGTTGTCAGTGATCggtttggaagaaaaccTGTACTTTTCTTGACGTGTATCaattttcttttcaatctGTTGCTTTTCCTTGCCCTCATAAGATATGTGGAGGGATTCAAATTTAAGacgttggtgatgttgcAGGTAATTTTGGGATTTTTTAGTGAAGGGACGATGCTTGGGACTTGTAGTGCCTATATTGCTGATATCACATCTCCTGCAACCCGACTGCTGAAAGTATCTTTTCTGTTGGCAACCTTATCGGCCTCAATGTTGATCGGCCAGTTCTGTGGAACCGCGCTTTTAGGGTACGGCAAGTCGATTGGGTTGAGTCCAACTCAAAACAACTATAATGCTATGTACTTTGAAATTTTCTCCATGATATTGATGGTGTTGTACGGGGCATTTCTCCCTGAATCCCTACATAAAACCGAAGATAGGTCTACATACAACTACCGGTTTGGTTGGAGAGATATCACTGGCCATACCTAtgaggttgttgaacaggtgaagttgttgaggttgCCAAGCGACTTGATTCCCGTGACCTTGAAACACAGATCCAAGGAACTTAGGTTACAGGTATGTGTGTTGGTTTTGATAAACTGCTTGTTCATGTTAAAAAATTCCTTAGCCAGTTTGCTCTTCCAATATGGAATTTATCGGTATGGCTGGGACTCGCAAACGATCTCATTTTTTATGATGACACTGGCATTCATAGGTCTTTCAGTTTTGGGGGTGATAATTCCGTTTGTCAATGAGTATGTCCTTAAGAGAGGTCTTCGTCTTTCATTTAAAGATGGCCAGCTTGATTCCATTGATAAGTTCAACATTTATCTAGGCCTCTTTTCTGAGTTTGCCGTGTGTACGTTGTCAGGATTGTCAACAAATACAACTGAGTTGATTGCATCTTACGCCATTTGTTGTTATACGTCTGCATTGGTTCCTACTGTGTTTTCGACGatcaccaagtttttcCCTCCAAATAAGACAAACCAGGTGCTCCTGACAATGCACATTGTGTCTGCGTTGTTCAACACGGTTGCTCCATCAGTTTTCATGCAGATATATAAGTTTGGATTGCTCCATTCCATAATTGGGTTGCCATTCTTTGTACTTGGTGTTACTTGTGTAATACCTTTTGGTCTCCTCATTAGTTCTAAACTAATTCGCACTTAGTTCATATATATGTTAATGGGTTCAATCTACggttttgattttggttttgCAATCACGCGCGCACTCCCAAGTAATTAAGTGCATCTCTTCCCATAACTGATATGCCCACAGTGTGCATGAATACTTAAACTTGCTGCTTGAAGTCCCATGTAAATAAATATTTGCTATTATACGCTATGGGAGACATATTTacttttgatgatgagtcGTTCGCCAAACAGGCATCTGATCTCAATATCAGAGACTCGTGGGAACACCCTGGTCTGCTGGCAGATTTTGAGGTTACACCCTTAAAAGCTGATCCCTTGCTTAAAATACCGGAAAATGGAGTTCCAATAAGGACCAGAAGACGCTCATCTGTGTACAGACGTATTTCTATACGGCCTTCTTCCGTGGCATCACATAACCTGGAATTGGTGATTCCCTCGAACTTCAGCGATGTACGTGAAGAAGAATCGGGTAAAGCTTCTTACAAAAAAGCACTTCAGGACTTTGTGCCCATAAGAgttcttggccaaggtgCTTACGGCAAGGTTCACTTGG
Above is a window of Yamadazyma tenuis chromosome 1, complete sequence DNA encoding:
- a CDS encoding serine/threonine protein kinase/MFS permease (EggNog:ENOG503NWKC; COG:T) translates to MSSEETTSLVKKFVPGYRVEVHETSGQYESIEEDANSATVSENQYDKVPTWLLWTKKPTVLGISVVYIFMGLGGMSVSARELLLFDKACEQNMKDGVCSNVANQLLIADYQSVGSILKQTSSIIGLSVTGVVSDRFGRKPVLFLTCINFLFNSLLFLALIRYVEGFKFKTLVMLQVILGFFSEGTMLGTCSAYIADITSPATRSSKVSFSLATLSASMLIGQFCGTALLGYGKSIGLSPTQNNYNAMYFEIFSMILMVLYGAFLPESLHKTEDRSTYNYRFGWRDITGHTYEVVEQVKLLRLPSDLIPVTLKHRSKELRLQVCVLVLINCLFMLKNSLASLLFQYGIYRYGWDSQTISFFMMTSAFIGLSVLGVIIPFVNEYVLKRGLRLSFKDGQLDSIDKFNIYLGLFSEFAVCTLSGLSTNTTELIASYAICCYTSALVPTVFSTITKFFPPNKTNQVLSTMHIVSALFNTVAPSVFMQIYKFGLLHSIIGLPFFSHVNKYLLLYAMGDIFTFDDESFAKQASDLNIRDSWEHPGSSADFEVTPLKADPLLKIPENGVPIRTRRRSSVYRRISIRPSSVASHNSELVIPSNFSDVREEESGKASYKKALQDFVPIRVLGQGAYGKVHLVQDKSTKKLYAQKQLRKPVIPIVEEFNGIHSNHVKRTIYERQILSNINHHPNIVKLFHALQDKDKFYLILEYIPGGELFHHLTSNNSLGSAFKEDHVAFYSAQMALALRHLHKLGIVYRDLKPENCLLDSRGNLVLTDFGLSKDIGDGDENCKSVIGTPEYMAPEVLKGEEYAYSVDWWSLGCVIYDMMSGKAPFTGNSHKIIQDKILTKKLILPFYFSLDAKDLLNKLLNKSPEKRFKVDDQWPKFTQHRFFRKLNWNSLELQDDSVVPPIIPVITDPILAENFSPEFTNQKVSDYNTDQALNIPVDRSASPYDFFEGFSYTAPNSFIDKYS